One window from the genome of Candidatus Campbellbacteria bacterium encodes:
- a CDS encoding MGMT family protein: MKKKVLGPTFSERVVRLAQKIPSGRVTTYGRIARSAGGGAMSAQSITSILGKAEGEGASIPFHRIVYADGRIWINEQYRAQRMKLYKQEGIEIEKNDRIKYFWDVLYEF; this comes from the coding sequence ATGAAGAAAAAAGTACTTGGGCCAACATTTAGCGAACGTGTTGTACGCCTTGCACAAAAAATCCCAAGCGGACGTGTGACGACGTACGGGCGTATTGCACGTAGTGCAGGTGGTGGTGCAATGTCAGCACAAAGCATTACCTCAATACTTGGAAAAGCAGAGGGTGAAGGCGCATCAATCCCTTTTCATAGAATTGTATATGCTGATGGGAGAATCTGGATAAACGAGCAGTACAGGGCACAACGCATGAAACTCTACAAACAAGAGGGAATAGAAATAGAAAAAAATGACCGCATCAAATATTTCTGGGATGTGTTGTATGAATTTTAA
- the thrS gene encoding threonine--tRNA ligase translates to MNKHTPEELAPMRHTLSHLMAAAVLEIYPDAKPTLGPAVDNGFYYDFDFPTPIVDTDLKEIQKRMKKMLSSWKEFTHEEVSKEDALKRFAGNEYKEELINEIASRGEKITLYTCGGFTDLCRGGHVDHPSQDIDADSFKISHLAGAYWRGDEKNKMLTRIYGFAFATKEDLEAYETQIEEAKKRDHKKLGRELGLFMFHETAPGMPYWLPKGLIVYNELVNFWREEHTRLGYQEIASPLVNKAELWHTSGHWEHYKEDMFIADMGENEVYGIKPMNCPNAMIVFQSMQVSYRDLPLRLSDTDRLHRYERSGTLNGLLRVRSFQQDDSHNFISEDMIASEYEHIFEICKKFYGIFGLDYSFRMGTRPEKFLGDKETWDKAEEALRGILEKSDKEYVVAEGDGAFYGPKIDIIMKDTLGRDWQMGTIQLDFQLPRRFDLSYAAADGTKKTPVVVHRVIYGSLERFIGIIIEHFAGALPTWLSPIQISILPISEKHLTKARELTTALQSENIRVHCDDSNETLGKKIRTWKIGKNPYALVLGDKEVESGELTLEKRSGEKETISLEALIAKLKTEISTRAL, encoded by the coding sequence ATGAATAAACATACCCCAGAAGAACTTGCCCCGATGCGCCACACGCTCTCGCACCTCATGGCCGCGGCAGTTTTAGAAATATATCCAGATGCAAAGCCGACCCTGGGGCCTGCCGTGGACAATGGTTTTTACTACGACTTTGACTTTCCTACCCCAATTGTCGACACTGACCTCAAGGAAATTCAGAAGCGGATGAAAAAAATGCTGTCATCGTGGAAAGAGTTTACACATGAGGAGGTTTCAAAAGAAGATGCACTTAAACGATTTGCAGGGAACGAATACAAAGAAGAACTCATCAATGAGATTGCTTCCCGTGGGGAAAAAATAACACTCTACACATGTGGAGGATTTACCGATTTATGTCGTGGGGGACATGTTGACCATCCATCACAAGATATTGATGCCGACAGTTTCAAAATCTCACATCTTGCCGGTGCGTACTGGCGCGGAGATGAAAAAAATAAAATGCTCACACGCATCTATGGTTTTGCATTTGCAACAAAAGAAGACCTTGAAGCATACGAGACACAAATTGAAGAGGCAAAAAAACGTGACCATAAGAAACTTGGACGCGAACTAGGTTTGTTTATGTTTCACGAGACGGCACCAGGTATGCCATATTGGCTCCCTAAAGGACTTATTGTCTATAACGAGCTAGTTAACTTTTGGCGAGAAGAACACACACGTTTAGGCTACCAAGAAATTGCCAGTCCGCTTGTAAACAAAGCTGAACTCTGGCACACATCTGGGCACTGGGAACACTACAAGGAAGATATGTTTATTGCGGACATGGGAGAAAATGAAGTATATGGAATTAAACCAATGAACTGTCCAAACGCCATGATAGTGTTTCAGTCTATGCAAGTAAGTTACCGAGACCTTCCTCTTCGACTTTCAGACACTGACCGTTTACACCGATACGAGCGTTCAGGAACACTCAACGGTCTCTTGCGCGTTCGCTCCTTCCAACAGGACGATTCTCACAACTTTATCTCAGAGGACATGATTGCATCAGAGTACGAACATATTTTTGAAATATGTAAAAAATTCTATGGTATTTTTGGTCTCGACTACTCATTCCGTATGGGGACACGTCCAGAAAAGTTCCTTGGTGATAAAGAGACCTGGGATAAGGCAGAAGAGGCACTACGAGGTATTCTTGAAAAATCAGATAAAGAGTATGTTGTTGCCGAAGGTGATGGCGCATTTTACGGTCCAAAAATCGATATTATTATGAAAGATACACTTGGCCGTGATTGGCAGATGGGCACCATACAGCTGGACTTCCAACTTCCTCGTCGGTTTGATCTCTCCTATGCCGCTGCAGATGGTACCAAGAAAACACCCGTTGTTGTTCACCGAGTCATTTACGGTTCTCTAGAACGCTTCATTGGTATTATCATTGAGCATTTTGCTGGCGCACTTCCAACATGGCTCTCACCGATACAAATCTCCATCTTGCCCATTTCTGAAAAACATCTCACAAAAGCACGAGAACTAACCACGGCTCTGCAATCAGAAAACATCCGTGTACATTGTGATGATTCAAACGAGACACTTGGCAAAAAGATTCGTACGTGGAAGATAGGAAAAAACCCATACGCACTTGTTCTCGGTGATAAAGAGGTAGAGAGTGGTGAACTCACGCTTGAAAAACGCTCTGGTGAAAAGGAAACCATTTCTCTTGAGGCACTTATTGCAAAACTAAAAACAGAAATCTCAACCCGAGCTCTCTAA
- a CDS encoding DoxX family protein — protein MDYSNLGLLALRLAMGVVFIYHGLPKVRSAKKLAPMVGMSAGMVLFVGLVEILGGLGVITGLLFKLSALGLAIVMLGALYFKLVKWHVPFSAMDKMGWEFDIVLLAGALVLLLGGGGSLVLF, from the coding sequence ATGGACTACAGTAATTTAGGACTTTTAGCACTTCGCCTAGCAATGGGAGTTGTCTTTATCTACCACGGGCTTCCAAAAGTGAGAAGCGCAAAAAAACTTGCTCCGATGGTGGGCATGTCTGCCGGCATGGTGTTGTTTGTTGGGTTAGTTGAAATACTTGGTGGACTCGGTGTTATCACCGGTCTTCTTTTTAAACTATCCGCCCTCGGCCTTGCGATTGTTATGCTTGGCGCTCTCTACTTTAAGTTAGTAAAGTGGCACGTACCCTTCTCTGCTATGGATAAAATGGGATGGGAATTTGATATTGTGTTACTTGCCGGAGCACTCGTACTTCTTCTTGGTGGAGGTGGATCCCTGGTACTTTTCTAA
- a CDS encoding metallopeptidase family protein codes for MTAISREEFEAMVQEAFVRLPEKFRMLVKNVAILVEESVDEKTRKKLKLSPQSDLLGLYTGVPRTKRSNDAGFAYPDVITLYKTPLERHAQELGKTLPDVIYETLWHEIGHHFGLDEKGVRKREREKFKNERG; via the coding sequence ATGACAGCAATCTCACGTGAAGAATTTGAAGCCATGGTACAGGAAGCGTTTGTGCGTCTTCCGGAGAAATTTCGCATGCTTGTGAAAAATGTTGCCATACTTGTTGAAGAAAGTGTTGATGAAAAAACGAGGAAAAAACTGAAGCTTTCTCCTCAGTCAGATCTTCTCGGACTGTACACCGGCGTTCCAAGAACAAAACGAAGTAACGACGCTGGTTTTGCGTATCCCGACGTTATCACATTGTACAAAACACCCTTGGAAAGGCATGCACAGGAGTTAGGCAAAACACTTCCCGACGTTATATACGAAACACTGTGGCACGAAATCGGTCACCACTTTGGTCTTGACGAAAAAGGAGTACGGAAGCGTGAACGAGAGAAGTTTAAAAATGAGCGTGGGTGA
- the dnaE gene encoding DNA polymerase III subunit alpha has translation MSAPFVHLHTHSHYSLLSALPKIKALIAKAVELKMPALALTDNGNMYGAIEFYKACIKAEINPILGVDFYVASRTRFDKEAGIDAKRDRLVLLAINDVGYKNLIKLVTYSHTEGFYYRPRVDRELLQKYHEGLIAILPIFNGPLSNALRNNDTERLNSAFSFYLETFGKENLYLEITHHPDVDGHEALVQKVIALAREKNTPLIASNDVHYLSPEDMPARKTLLSIQSGSDFRGGGFTSSEADFSFLTSEEMYKLFKDTPDALENTVKITQRCKVEIPLGNWLFPTFNIPKGTTYGSELRLRVEEGVARRELTKSAEVTERLEYELTTIISKGYAPYFLVVADLLDYAREHTILTNTRGSVAGSLVSYLLGITTVNPLEYQLPFERFLNPLRPSPPDIDLDIADNRRDEMIAYAREKYGEDKVAQIGTFGTMMARGAVRDTARALGFDYAIGDQIAKLIPMGSQGFPMGLDRAMKDEKDLKALYDRDEDAHRIIDMAKKIEGCARHISVHAAGVVISPIPLIDIVPTQFDPKGEGKLLTQYDMHAVEDIGLLKLDFLGLKNLAILAEAIRRVRKIYDVAIDVETLPIDDTKTFEMLARGDTMAVFQLSGQAMTQFLKELRPTSIHDINAMVALYRPGPMKNIPEYIARKHGRSPVRYMHPKMKEFLERSYGILVYQDDLMTTALEIAGYTWETVDTFRKAIGKKIPVEMAKQHIIFVEGCVKNSGMTTAQAEDMWKLFEPFQGYGFNKAHAASYGRLAYQTAYMKAHYPTAYMAAVLSADAGDVEKISELIAGCVSMGIEVLPPDINESYGVFSVVTKDLAEDGTEKIRFGLHSIKNLGEGISDVIIEERKEHGVYESLENFLERIHDRNLNKKSLEALIQSGSLDRFGERGHMLANVVTLLAFNKESSERGKAQESLFGAGTAGPFVSHIHLADAESATQTQKLVWEKELLGLYVSGHPLDVHKVFLEKVPTTIEKIKALPSGMTTVIYGLIEDVRPIMTKKNEKMAFVHISDFTGTLELVLFPKSYDEFKNILIPGACIGAKGKISVRNGEMSMLADKVKLLGNAPEVAPVK, from the coding sequence ATGTCTGCACCCTTCGTCCATTTGCACACACACTCCCACTATTCTCTTCTTTCTGCGCTTCCAAAAATAAAAGCGCTTATTGCGAAAGCGGTTGAATTGAAAATGCCCGCACTCGCACTCACCGATAATGGCAACATGTATGGTGCGATTGAATTTTACAAAGCATGCATTAAAGCAGAAATTAATCCAATTCTTGGTGTTGATTTTTATGTTGCATCTCGCACACGTTTTGACAAAGAAGCGGGCATAGACGCCAAGCGCGATCGGCTCGTTCTTTTGGCAATAAATGATGTGGGATACAAAAATCTCATCAAACTTGTTACCTATTCGCACACCGAGGGATTTTACTATCGCCCGCGCGTTGACCGAGAACTATTGCAGAAATATCATGAGGGACTTATTGCCATTCTCCCCATTTTCAATGGCCCACTTTCAAACGCACTTCGCAACAATGACACAGAGCGCCTGAACAGTGCATTTTCTTTTTACCTTGAGACATTTGGAAAAGAAAATCTCTATCTGGAAATTACACACCATCCCGACGTTGATGGACATGAAGCACTTGTGCAAAAAGTAATTGCACTTGCACGTGAAAAAAACACACCACTCATCGCCAGCAACGATGTCCACTACCTTTCTCCTGAAGATATGCCGGCACGAAAAACACTCCTCTCCATACAATCTGGTTCTGACTTCCGTGGTGGCGGTTTTACGTCTTCAGAGGCCGATTTTTCTTTTCTCACATCCGAGGAAATGTACAAACTCTTCAAGGACACGCCAGACGCACTTGAAAACACGGTCAAAATTACACAGCGGTGCAAAGTAGAGATTCCGCTTGGCAATTGGCTTTTCCCAACCTTTAACATTCCCAAAGGCACCACGTATGGAAGTGAGTTGCGACTGCGCGTGGAGGAAGGAGTGGCACGACGCGAACTCACCAAGTCGGCAGAGGTAACAGAACGACTTGAATATGAACTTACTACCATTATTTCAAAAGGATATGCGCCATATTTTCTCGTTGTGGCAGATCTTTTAGATTACGCGCGGGAACATACAATTTTGACCAACACTCGTGGTTCCGTTGCTGGCTCTCTGGTCTCGTACCTCCTCGGTATTACGACAGTGAACCCTCTTGAATATCAGTTACCGTTTGAACGCTTTCTCAACCCCCTACGTCCATCACCTCCTGATATTGATTTGGATATTGCAGATAACCGTAGGGACGAAATGATTGCCTATGCACGAGAGAAGTATGGGGAGGATAAAGTCGCACAAATTGGAACATTTGGAACCATGATGGCGCGTGGCGCGGTACGTGATACTGCGCGCGCTCTTGGTTTTGATTACGCGATTGGAGACCAAATTGCAAAACTTATTCCAATGGGCTCACAAGGTTTTCCTATGGGCCTGGATCGCGCGATGAAAGATGAGAAAGATTTGAAAGCGCTCTATGACCGTGACGAAGATGCCCATCGCATTATTGATATGGCAAAAAAGATTGAAGGGTGTGCACGACATATCTCCGTGCACGCCGCGGGAGTAGTGATTTCCCCTATCCCGCTTATTGATATTGTGCCAACACAATTTGACCCAAAGGGCGAGGGTAAACTACTCACACAATATGACATGCATGCTGTGGAAGATATTGGCTTGCTGAAGCTTGACTTCCTCGGACTCAAAAACCTTGCCATACTTGCTGAAGCAATTCGCCGTGTGCGAAAGATTTATGATGTTGCTATTGATGTAGAAACACTGCCAATTGATGACACAAAAACATTTGAAATGCTTGCACGTGGAGATACCATGGCGGTCTTCCAGCTTTCAGGTCAGGCAATGACGCAATTTCTTAAAGAGCTCCGCCCCACAAGTATCCACGACATCAACGCTATGGTTGCGCTCTACCGACCGGGTCCGATGAAAAACATTCCTGAATATATTGCACGCAAACACGGAAGGAGTCCTGTGCGGTATATGCATCCCAAGATGAAAGAGTTCCTTGAACGTTCATACGGTATTCTCGTATACCAAGACGACCTCATGACAACCGCTCTTGAAATTGCCGGCTACACGTGGGAAACGGTGGACACGTTTCGTAAAGCAATCGGAAAGAAAATCCCCGTTGAAATGGCAAAACAACACATCATCTTCGTTGAGGGATGTGTTAAAAATTCTGGCATGACCACGGCGCAAGCAGAGGATATGTGGAAACTCTTTGAACCATTTCAAGGATACGGATTCAACAAAGCACACGCCGCAAGTTACGGACGTTTGGCATACCAAACCGCATACATGAAGGCGCACTACCCCACTGCGTACATGGCGGCCGTACTTTCGGCTGACGCGGGAGATGTTGAAAAAATCTCCGAGCTTATTGCTGGATGTGTCTCTATGGGAATTGAAGTACTTCCTCCAGATATTAATGAAAGTTATGGTGTTTTCTCCGTCGTTACAAAAGATCTTGCTGAAGATGGCACAGAGAAAATTCGTTTTGGCCTGCACTCAATTAAAAATCTTGGAGAAGGTATTTCTGACGTTATTATTGAAGAACGCAAGGAACACGGAGTATACGAGTCACTTGAAAATTTTCTTGAGCGTATTCATGACCGTAACCTCAATAAAAAATCTCTTGAGGCGCTTATTCAATCGGGTTCACTTGATCGTTTTGGCGAACGGGGTCACATGCTCGCAAACGTTGTAACGCTCTTGGCTTTTAATAAAGAATCATCTGAACGGGGCAAGGCACAGGAATCACTCTTCGGCGCAGGAACAGCTGGTCCGTTTGTATCACACATACACCTTGCGGATGCAGAGAGCGCGACCCAGACACAAAAACTTGTCTGGGAAAAAGAACTTCTTGGTTTGTATGTCTCTGGCCATCCGCTGGATGTGCACAAAGTATTTCTAGAAAAAGTGCCAACAACTATTGAGAAAATAAAAGCACTTCCTAGTGGTATGACGACGGTTATCTATGGCCTCATTGAAGACGTGCGCCCTATTATGACAAAGAAAAATGAAAAGATGGCGTTTGTGCACATCAGTGATTTTACAGGAACACTTGAATTAGTACTTTTTCCAAAATCGTATGATGAATTCAAAAATATTCTGATTCCTGGAGCGTGTATCGGTGCAAAGGGGAAAATTTCTGTACGCAACGGAGAAATGAGTATGCTCGCTGACAAAGTAAAATTGCTTGGTAATGCGCCCGAAGTAGCGCCCGTTAAATAA